A window of Sorex araneus isolate mSorAra2 chromosome 3, mSorAra2.pri, whole genome shotgun sequence genomic DNA:
caccccccaaaaagtgtATTTCACCCACATCCTGGCTATGAAAGAAGGCATATCCTTACCTTTGAACAATCCTGCGTGTCTGACCCCTCCCACCCTCAGAGCTGTTCCATCCTCcgaatattatatttattattcccTTTTCTATAAAATTTGATGTTTTAATTCCTAGACAAAATTCCTAGTTTtgcatttttgtgatttttttttataaaaaactttTTCCCAAGATCAGGTTTTTCACTCAGCCTTCCATTGTGGCCTTTGTCTGAATGAATCTTTCCAAATATATTCACTTTTGACAGACATAGgactatttttagttttctaatcATCACGGTATCGTTAAgagttgttttggggggtggtggcacagagagacagtatggagggggaggttcttgccttgcacaaaactaaCCTAGGCTGATCTTGGTACCCCTGAACttgataaaagaaacaaaaaacaaaaaacttggtcccctgaacccaccaggactgtccctgagctcagatctaAGAGTaaagccctgggcacagttgggtgtggccaccaaacaaacaaaaaaatccacagtAGTAGATTtttggtgggatgggggtgttggACCACACTGataaatgctcaggggtcctcaaGTCTCCACCCAGGTCATTGGCATGCAAGCatcaccctgtactatctctgcggcCCAATCAGTTTCCTGTGTTGGCTGGGCCACTGCTCTCTGCCAGCCTGAGGAAGACTAAGGCTTTCAGAGGTAGGCTCCTTCACAGGCAGCACCAAAGGCAGCCAGAATGGAGAGGAGCAGGAAGCCATCCAAAGAGAGGAGCCTTCAGTGGAAagcttggcggtgctggggaagcaGCGAAGGGGAGGACTGGGGCAGTGGTAGAGGGAAGCGACTCTGGTGATGGGTACAGTACTGGAATGTGTTGTGGATGGGACCCTagtattctgtttttgtttgggggccacacaaggtggtgcttagggattagtcctggctcttcacaggcgggctgggggaccacatggggtgttggtattgaacctgggtcagttatttgcaaggtaagtgacctacccgctatactatctcttcagtgccTGAAACCCTACTATTACCAgtcttgtaaaccatggtgcctaaaataactttttatttttctttttgagtcacacctggtgatgcacaggggctacttctggctctgcactcagaaattatccctggcggtgctctggggaccatatgagatgctggggatcaaacccgggtcagccgcgtacaaggcaaacgtcctacccgctgtgctattgctccagtcccgcctaaaataattttttttttattgaatcaccatgtggaaaataacaatgctttcaggcttaagtctcagttatacaatgctgaaacaaccatcccttcactagtgtaaatattccaccaccaaaaaaaaacccagtatacctcccattctccccacccccaccccccacctgtgtaactgataaattccactttactttctatttactttggttacattcaatatttcaacaaaaaactcactattttttttttgctttttgggtcacacctggcgatgcacaggggtcactcctggctctgcactcaggaatcacccctggcggtgctcaggggaccatatgggatgctgggaatcgaacccgggtcggccgcatgcaaggcaaacgccctacccactgtgctatcactccagcccaaaaaaactcactattattgttaggagttccctactagagtcagacctgctgtgaagagaaatgaggcaatagcggccgcgcggttttggatttctgtattttagcaactaagtccagggaaatttcttccagaaattggatcattgcaagcttgtaattctcatctgtggtcctcataatatggcagtcaccacactctcccctccccaccccccagcaaggaaaaggtaagagagaaaaacctttcccctgctgtgcaggcatggggccgagacTTAGTTCCCAGTCTGGAGACActttgcaaggagctgctggtatcaaaagtagttgagctggcctctggaatcatgctcgtgcagctgtggtgaggccgcacacgtgcagcccccgggatcacatcttggccctgaaataattttttaaaaataaaataggggctggagtgatagcacagcaggtagggcgtttgccctgcacgcggccgacccgggttcgaatcccagcatcccatatggtcccctgagcactgccagaagtaattcctgagtgcagaaccaggagtaacccctgtgcatcaccgggtgtgacccaaaaagcaaaataaataaatatataaaataaaataaacttatttatgaTTTCGTTTCGGTCCAAtgatggagcacccatccctccaccagtgcccattctccacttccaatgttcccagtatccctccccccacccccaccttctccaaccccctgcctctgtggcaggcacatttcctcttactctctctctccttttgggtgttatggtttgcaatacagttactaagagaccatcatatttggtccatagtctactttcagcacagatctcccatcccgaatgatcctccaaccatcatttacttaatggtcccttctctatcccagctgccttttcccccagcatatgaggctggcttctaagcatGGTGCgagcctcctggcccttatctctattgtccttaggtgttagtctctattatgttacttcatattctacaaattagtgcagtcattctatccctctctttctgactcatttcacttagcataatattctctatgtccatccacatatatgcaaatttcatgatttcatcttttctaacagctatagtatagtattccactgtgtagatgtaccaagtttctttaaccagtcgtctgttctcgggcactcgggttttttccagattctgactattgtaaacagtgctgcaataaacatactgtcactgtcatcccattgttcatcaatttgcttgagcgagcaccagtaacgtatccattgtgagacttgttactgttttgggcatatcaaatacgccacgaatagcttgccaggctctaccgtgcaggcgagatactctcggtagcttgccaacctctccgagaggggtggaagaaccaaagccaggttggctgcatgcaaggcaaatgccttaccagctgtgctatcgctgcagcccaatAAACATACACAagtgcagaaaataaaataaaattaacttaaaagataattttaaagccCATTTTAGTAATTGCCTAATTTTTtacccagtggttttcagggtttatgctcctgactgcgctcaggggtctctccttgGCAgttctgtggtgttggggatccaacttggggctcctacatgcagagcatgtggtCCAGCTCTTTGCATCATCTTCCCAGTTTCTGACATTCATCCTTTGTCAGTCTAACAAATCCTCTGTTaagcataaataaatctctagcTAAACGTTAGCCCTGATGGCACAGAAAATGAGCAGGGACTACAGAATAACGACTCAACCAAGTAAATCTTTAGGATTACAATTTCCTACGTCCCTTACAGCTCTCCCTGGATCTGTCACAGACTAGTAAACCCTAGGAATGCTCCCTGGAGATGATTTTTCAAGGGCTAGGGTCAAGGCTAATTTTGCTTTATTACTCTGAAAGATCACAAGAGGGAAAGAATGTGGAGTTGTCTGATTTTGATAACACTCAAATTCTGATGACCCCCTGCAACGAACTCGAGACTGCCGCGCGGCAGCTGTCCCAGGTGTCGCCTCTGCCCCGagaaagatgggggtgggggctgggggacacagTGTGGGGGAGATACCGGTTCGTGCAAGTCGCTGCAGGCGGGATACGTGCAAGAGCACTGGATTCCGCTGCAGATAAACCCACAGGCACGCCATGAGTCGCGCTGTGTGGCGCAAATCCCAGTCGGGGAGAGCGGGGGAATGCGCCTCACCCCCGAGGTGGGATTTCATTCTTAGCCAGGTGCCTCAGCCGGTGTCCCACGCGCTGAGGATTCTCTGGAGGATGCGTCTTGGGAACTGcggcgaggggtgggggggttcgtTACAAGCTTTAcctggatgggggggggggggctggaaccGGGCGGCCTCCGTGGGGCCACCTTTTGCTCTCTGCCGTTTCATTCGGACAAAGGCTGGGGACCAGCGGGACTTTGGAACCTGTTACTGGAGGTGACGAGGTGCAAGGTCACCACGCGCACTGGGCGCCGCGCCCACGCTCCGAGCCACTAGCGGCGCGCTCCGGGCCCCACGTCCCGCGTGCGAGagcggctccctccctcccccccgcgcccgccgcccgacCGGACCACCCGCGGAAACCAGAGGTCTCACTGCGGGGGACCAGCGGCGACCGCAGGGGGCAGGTCCCGCTAGAAAAGCGCCGGGGCGCGTCACGGCGCCCGCTCCTGATTGGCCGGCCGCGCGGTCAGGGGCGTTGGCGTCGCTCGAGGCCCGAGTCCGAGGAGCGGGAGTGGACGCGGAGGGTCTGCACGGAGCACAGAGCCGCGGCTGAGAGCCTGGCCAGGTCGTACTCAccatgccctacctgctcatCAGCGCCCGGAACCGCGTGGTAAGTACCGCGGCTCTAGCTGCTGCTTGGGGGGCTTCCGGGGGCGCCCCGGACACGCCCCCTCGCCAGCTGGGGGTCGCGCTCCACTGCCGAGATCCCGGGACCTGACGAGCTGGGGCCGATCCCGAGCCTCCAGGGCCGGCCGCGAAGGGGGCCAGGAGCGGGTGTCCTTTGCTGCGCCCGTCGTCCCCGCCCTGGCCGAGGGAATTTGAGTCTCGGGGACCTGGAAAACCTGACCTCACATATGCAACCCCCGCCTTGCAGCACACTGAAGCGCTCCGGAGTAAACAAAAAGGGAAAGTGGGGGGGAAAGGGAAAAGCTTTGAAAAGAAAAGCGTGCTCAGGCGCTGAAAACCAGCGCCAAATCACTGGCTGCATTTGGAAGCTCTTTCACGAGCTCTAGGGCACGGGAAGACAGAAACGCCTGTTGAAGAAAGGAAGAACACGGAAATAGCGGCAGGAGAACTCCAGTCAGGGGTCAGAAGTCCTGCAGATCCGGATAAGCCCAGCGCTAGTGCGCTTGCCCCGCGTGTGCTCACTCCCCTTCactgcaaaaagaaacaaaaacgtcacgtccctttctccccatctgtCCAGAGATGGTGCAATTAGAGgcgggagagataatacagcagatacggcatttgctttgcaggtggcctgggtttgattcccccacacCCTATATGATTCCCCAAATCCTAGTAGGTGTGACcactgagagcaaagccaggaataagctctgagaaccactgggtgtggtccccaaacaagcagagagacagagagaatcagagacagagagagaacacacacacacacagaagagagagagagagagagagagagagagagagagagagagagagagagagagagagagagagagagaattagtcCTCCAGTCCCCTGTTAGCTTCAGATTGATgtgaatgggccagagagatagtacagtggtgaaggaacttccttgcacacaactgTCTCCAGTGTGAATtatcagcaccacatatggtccctggagcacctccaggagccgagccaagagtaagtctggagcaccccagggtgtggcccaaaaacaaaaaggaaaaaaaatgagtggaATGAAATGACTGGATCCCTGTCCTGCTCTTctgccccttcccacctcctaccCAGCCCCCAACTCCTttggatgggatggggggtgaagGTAGGGGTGGTGTGGCACATTCTGTGACAATGAGGTCTTGGCAGTGCCCTACGGCAGCAGGTATAGGGCTGCTACAGCCACCTGAGCAGTACTTAAAATGGGGGCCCCCGGGGGTCTCTTTCCAGACTTCTGAAACATTCTCTAAACCCGGAGCTTAGGGATTCTGTAATTCTCCATCCTGCTTTTAAATATAAGAGCCTCCCTGTGTGTAACTCATACATCTTTGAAGTCAATTGAAAAATACAactaaacaggggctggagcaatagcacagcgggtagggcgtttgccttgcacgcggccgacccgggttcaaatcccagcatcccatatggtcccccgagcactgccaggaataattcctgagtgcagagccaggagtaacccctgtgcatcaccaggtgtgacccaaaaagcaaaaaaaaaaagaaaaatacaactaAACGGGATTTATTGTGTTTATTGTGGCAATTCAGAATTCTGCAATTAGTATTAGAAGATTTCCATTCCTTTAAAAGAAATGCTGTTCCCATACCTGGAACCTTagaggcccctccctcccctccatgaCCCTGGTGGAAATATGCAACAGAACATTTGGTGGGGGAGGAAGTTTTTCTCACATATGTAATATCTTCACGTCCAGCCACAGCGCAGCTCATCATTTCTCTGTGCCACCAAGTCAGGTTCCATCCTAGGGCTATGCCATAGGTCTCTCAGATGACAGACCTATAGGTTGTGTCCACTTGCTGGTTACAATGAGAAATATTCAAACACAGGTTTCCACAGTTCTCCTCCAGGTGTTTCTGATGCACGCAAACTTGGTGTAAGTTTGGCAGAAAAGGGATGGTTCGTGGATagatggaggtgggagggagcccTCAGAGGGGTCTGATGGACTCTGCCTGCCGTGGCCTTTGAGGGAAGCTAAGGGCTGGTGGCTGGGGAGATGGACCTGGCCAGCTTCCACCTCTTCCTGGTGCTGTCTGCAGCCTCTGTGGCTTTTACTTTGCAGGAGGTGGGTCCCACCACAGTGGGCGATGAATTCTCGAATAAAGAATTGATGGAGTTTCTTGGGGCCTCAAAGAGAAGCTTCCCGGGAAACAACTTGTAAGTATCCAGGAGCTTTCCTACCAATCTTCTCCCTGCAGCCACGTGACCTGTCCCTGCTCCCGTAAGGCCCAGGGACAATGTCACTGCCCGAACTCGAGCCCTTCTACCTGCACTCCAGGGCTCTGTTCTCTAGCAATCTGGGGGTCCTGtgcgcagcccccacccccaccctcctttGTACAGCCTCTTAAGTGGGCTGTTCTGTCATCTCTGTTTggttctttggtttgggggccacacccagtggtgtccagggatcactctgggcagtgcttagggaaccgaacggtgctggggattcaaacctgggtgagccgtgtgtgaggcaagcaccgtcacccctgtgctatctctctgggcccatccTCTCACCTTAAAGCAACACCCTAGCTAGATGCAGGCAGTGCAGGCAGCCCGGGTCCCAGGAGGCAGGAGGAACTTGGCCACACAGACCAAGAACTCCAaagagggggtgccagggagcctAGTTTCAAAGGGGATGAGCTAGCAAGTATAACAACATACCAAGCTTGGTGCTTTTGAGCCCTTCACCTCACTACTGGCCCTCCCGAACCCTAAAAGCAGGGCACCATGCTGGGAGGTAACAGAGTCTGCGCCAGGCTGTAGGCTAGAGGGACCTGAGGAGGAGCCAGCTGCCGGCCTCACTCCTCAGCTCCTTCTCGTGGCTTCCACTAGGGGTCTGAGCTTGGAAAGATGCTGGACTCCGGGCCTGCTCCTTATAAACAAGGACACCTCTGGCGCCCTCCTCAAGTTGCTGGGAGGCGCAGCTAAGGGGCAGGAGGGCCTAAGGGGTGCCAGGTCCTGTACTCTTCAGGACTGGATGCAGTTTGCACCGAGGCACCGCACCTGGGGGCCCTCTCTGGGGGCAGAGGCGAGCTCCGCGGGAGTTTGTGGGGTCACTGCTCACCCAGACCCTCTCGCTTTCCTCTTCACAGTAGCGAGTACTACGTCAATGACCCGCCTCGAAGAGTCCTGGACAAACTGGAATACAAGGGCTTCCGGGTGCTGAGCATGACGGGGGTGGGCCAGATGATAGTGTGGTGCCtgcacaaggagtgacccctcccACAGGAGCTGGCAGGCATCCCCTCTTTAGAGTGGCGGGTCTCAGCTCCTCAGCTCGGCTCGGCTC
This region includes:
- the GCHFR gene encoding GTP cyclohydrolase 1 feedback regulatory protein, whose protein sequence is MPYLLISARNRVEVGPTTVGDEFSNKELMEFLGASKRSFPGNNFSEYYVNDPPRRVLDKLEYKGFRVLSMTGVGQMIVWCLHKE